One region of Oxalobacteraceae bacterium OTU3CAMAD1 genomic DNA includes:
- a CDS encoding ATP-binding protein, translated as MSTTAAETEPPQRIVKIRRDYNTWVANETIEDYALRYTPRSFRKWSVFRVSNTAFGAISFLVLEAIGGTITVNYGFINALWAIMAVGLIIFLTGLPISYYAATYGVDMDLLTRGAGFGYIGSTISSFVYASFTFILFALEAAIMAYALELYFGLPLYLGYMVSALAVIPLVTHGVTLISRIQMISQPVWLILMALPFVAILHKQPELLPQLMDYAGRSGQNGQFNVLMFGAATAVGVALITQIGEQVDFLRFMPPKTAENRVRWHLGVLIAGPGWILLGIAKMLGGALLAFLAISSAVPLELAVNPTHMYLAGYGQVFADPRWALLATALLVVISQVKINMTNAYAGSLAWSNFFARLTHSHPGRVVWAVFNALIAVLLMELDVFQALDQVLGLYSCIAISWITAVVADLVVNKPLGLSPKGIEFRRAYLYDINPVGVGAMVLASALSVAAFMGVFGHQAQAFSAFIALLTALVAAPLIAIATKGKYYIARQPGVVQKTCVICEKEYEAEDMAHCPAYQGSICSLCCCLDARCNDVCKPHAKVSAQWQQAMQALLPKSLWRYLSSGLGHYLLLMIVTVLFLVALLGLIYYHEQSVLPIGDAALLPQLRLVFFKIFAALLITSGIVAWWLVLTSESRRVAQEESNRQTGLLTREIELHSQTDAQLQQAKKTADLANQAKSRYIAGISHEIRTPLNSILGYAQLLDNDPSIPEHRQQAIRVIRSSGEHLLSLIEGTLDIARIEGGKLTFDTKEINFPDFIGQLVRMFELQAANKGLTFRYELTGALPRIVRADRKRLGQILINILGNAVKFTSEGGVVLRLKYAREIASFEIEDSGPGILKEELDHIFEPFTRGSASAHANASGTGLGLPISKMLTQLMGGEMKIGSAPLRGSLFHIRLFLPSVHVTGNALRELEAPAQQRTGYRGPRRRILVVDNERVDRELLLNILAPLGFEIAQAASGLECLDLHASFRPDLILMDLAMPGMDGWEASYILRRRQLSPVPIAIVSANAFDKGMENAAGIKAEDFIIKPVNVGELLDWIGRRLALEWITQPRAESISSEMPAPSAAMALPPAAQMAALEELIRIGYVRGIQAKLDEIDVLDARYSRFTHAMRDFAKRFQLDAMADFVRKNKSDELQH; from the coding sequence ATGAGCACCACCGCGGCAGAGACCGAACCGCCCCAGCGCATCGTCAAGATCCGGCGCGACTACAACACCTGGGTGGCCAACGAGACGATCGAGGATTACGCGCTGCGCTACACGCCGCGTTCGTTCCGCAAATGGTCGGTGTTCCGCGTCTCCAACACGGCCTTCGGCGCCATCTCCTTCCTGGTGCTCGAGGCCATCGGCGGCACCATCACCGTCAACTACGGCTTCATCAACGCGCTGTGGGCCATCATGGCCGTCGGCCTGATCATCTTCCTCACCGGCCTGCCGATCAGCTACTACGCCGCCACCTACGGCGTCGACATGGACCTGCTCACGCGCGGCGCCGGCTTCGGCTACATCGGCTCGACCATCTCCTCCTTTGTCTACGCCTCGTTCACCTTCATCCTGTTCGCGCTGGAGGCGGCCATCATGGCCTACGCGCTGGAACTGTATTTCGGCCTGCCGCTCTATCTCGGCTACATGGTCAGCGCGCTGGCGGTCATCCCGCTGGTGACGCACGGCGTGACTTTGATCAGCCGCATCCAGATGATCAGCCAGCCGGTGTGGCTGATCCTGATGGCGCTGCCCTTCGTCGCCATCCTGCACAAGCAGCCGGAATTGCTGCCGCAACTGATGGACTACGCCGGCCGCTCCGGCCAGAACGGCCAGTTCAATGTGCTGATGTTCGGCGCCGCCACCGCCGTCGGCGTGGCGCTGATCACGCAGATCGGCGAGCAGGTCGACTTCCTGCGCTTCATGCCGCCCAAGACGGCCGAGAACCGCGTGCGCTGGCACCTGGGCGTGCTGATCGCGGGCCCGGGCTGGATCCTGCTGGGCATCGCCAAGATGCTGGGCGGCGCGCTGCTCGCCTTCCTGGCCATCAGCAGCGCGGTCCCGCTGGAGCTGGCCGTCAACCCCACGCATATGTACCTGGCCGGCTACGGCCAGGTGTTCGCCGATCCGCGCTGGGCGCTGCTGGCCACCGCGCTGCTGGTGGTGATCTCGCAGGTCAAGATCAACATGACCAACGCCTACGCGGGCTCGCTGGCGTGGTCGAACTTCTTCGCGCGCCTGACGCACAGCCACCCGGGGCGCGTGGTGTGGGCCGTGTTCAACGCGCTGATCGCCGTGCTGCTGATGGAGCTCGACGTGTTCCAGGCGCTCGACCAGGTGCTCGGCCTGTACTCGTGCATCGCCATCTCGTGGATCACGGCGGTGGTGGCCGACCTGGTGGTCAACAAGCCGCTCGGCCTGAGCCCCAAGGGCATCGAATTCCGCCGCGCCTACCTGTACGACATCAATCCGGTCGGCGTCGGCGCCATGGTGCTGGCGTCGGCGCTGTCGGTGGCCGCCTTCATGGGCGTGTTCGGCCACCAGGCGCAGGCCTTCTCCGCCTTCATCGCGCTGCTCACGGCGCTGGTGGCGGCGCCGCTGATCGCCATCGCCACCAAGGGCAAATACTATATCGCCCGCCAGCCGGGCGTGGTGCAGAAGACCTGCGTGATCTGCGAAAAGGAGTACGAAGCCGAGGACATGGCGCACTGCCCGGCCTACCAGGGTTCGATCTGTTCGTTGTGCTGCTGCCTGGACGCGCGCTGCAACGACGTCTGCAAGCCTCACGCGAAGGTGTCGGCGCAGTGGCAGCAGGCGATGCAGGCGCTGCTGCCCAAATCGCTGTGGCGCTATTTGAGCAGCGGGCTGGGACACTACCTGCTGCTGATGATCGTCACGGTGCTGTTCCTGGTCGCCCTGCTCGGATTGATCTACTACCACGAGCAATCGGTGCTGCCGATCGGCGACGCCGCGCTGCTGCCGCAACTGCGGCTGGTGTTCTTCAAGATCTTCGCCGCGCTGTTGATCACCAGCGGCATCGTCGCCTGGTGGCTGGTGCTCACCAGCGAAAGCCGCCGCGTGGCGCAGGAGGAATCGAACCGTCAAACCGGCCTGCTGACGCGCGAGATCGAACTGCACAGCCAGACCGACGCCCAGCTGCAGCAGGCCAAGAAGACCGCCGACCTGGCCAACCAGGCCAAGAGCCGCTACATCGCCGGCATCAGCCACGAGATCCGGACGCCCTTGAATTCGATACTGGGCTATGCCCAGCTGCTCGACAACGATCCATCGATCCCCGAGCACCGCCAGCAGGCCATCCGCGTGATCCGCAGCAGCGGCGAGCACCTGCTGTCGCTGATCGAGGGCACGCTCGATATCGCCCGCATCGAGGGCGGCAAGCTGACCTTCGACACCAAGGAGATCAACTTCCCCGACTTCATCGGACAGCTGGTGCGCATGTTCGAACTGCAGGCGGCCAACAAGGGCCTGACCTTCCGCTACGAGTTGACCGGCGCGCTGCCGCGCATCGTGCGCGCCGACCGCAAACGCCTGGGCCAGATCCTCATCAACATCCTCGGCAACGCCGTCAAATTCACCAGCGAGGGCGGCGTCGTGCTGCGGCTGAAGTACGCGCGCGAGATCGCCTCGTTCGAGATCGAGGATTCCGGCCCCGGCATCCTGAAGGAGGAACTGGACCACATCTTCGAGCCGTTCACGCGCGGCAGCGCCAGCGCGCACGCCAACGCCAGCGGCACCGGCCTCGGTCTGCCGATCAGCAAAATGCTGACGCAGCTGATGGGCGGCGAGATGAAGATCGGCAGCGCGCCTTTGCGGGGCAGCTTATTCCACATCCGCCTGTTCCTGCCCAGCGTGCATGTCACCGGCAACGCGCTGCGGGAACTGGAGGCGCCGGCGCAACAGCGCACCGGCTATCGCGGTCCGCGCCGGCGCATTCTGGTCGTCGACAACGAACGGGTCGACCGCGAACTGCTGCTCAACATCCTGGCGCCGCTGGGGTTCGAGATCGCGCAGGCCGCGTCGGGCCTCGAATGCCTCGACCTGCACGCCTCGTTCCGGCCGGACCTGATTTTGATGGACCTCGCCATGCCGGGCATGGACGGCTGGGAGGCCAGCTACATCCTGCGCCGCCGCCAGTTGTCGCCGGTGCCGATCGCCATCGTCTCGGCCAACGCCTTCGACAAGGGCATGGAGAACGCCGCCGGCATCAAGGCGGAAGACTTCATCATCAAACCGGTCAACGTCGGCGAGCTGCTGGACTGGATCGGCCGCCGTCTGGCGCTGGAATGGATCACGCAGCCGCGCGCGGAAAGCATCAGCAGCGAAATGCCGGCGCCGTCGGCCGCCATGGCGCTGCCGCCCGCCGCGCAGATGGCGGCGCTGGAGGAGTTGATACGCATCGGCTATGTGCGCGGCATCCAGGCCAAACTCGACGAGATCGACGTGCTCGATGCGCGGTACTCCCGTTTTACCCACGCCATGCGCGATTTTGCCAAACGCTTCCAGCTGGATGCGATGGCTGACTTTGTCCGAAAGAATAAGAGCGATGAACTTCAACATTGA
- a CDS encoding PilZ domain-containing protein, whose protein sequence is MTDEHDIGDSLTLLADNGDPVSIYPASTTNVVMARIRSVDPENPHFVLELNEGEFLPPGEATFVAWLRSAKIQFKLTSEDWACQPGVPTLIPLGFPLKCLVLNRRASTRLETPLGIYYMASFVLNGKPYELQLYDFSSGGVGMRAPPRDCVGLHVGRKLQRVRLELGPDSVMIADLEVRLSRTFRSFLLGEQVQIGCQFTNLSPAMQDELTRLLDKLNSGRHR, encoded by the coding sequence ATGACCGATGAACATGACATCGGCGATTCGCTGACCCTGCTCGCCGACAACGGCGACCCGGTCTCGATCTACCCGGCCAGCACCACCAACGTGGTGATGGCGCGCATCCGCTCGGTGGACCCCGAAAATCCCCACTTCGTGCTCGAACTGAACGAGGGCGAGTTCCTGCCGCCCGGCGAGGCGACCTTTGTCGCCTGGCTGCGTTCGGCGAAGATCCAGTTCAAGCTGACGTCCGAGGACTGGGCCTGCCAGCCCGGCGTGCCGACCCTGATCCCGCTGGGCTTCCCGCTCAAGTGCCTGGTGCTGAACCGGCGCGCCTCGACCCGGCTGGAGACGCCGCTGGGCATCTACTACATGGCGTCGTTCGTGTTGAACGGCAAGCCGTACGAATTGCAGCTGTACGACTTCTCGTCGGGCGGCGTGGGCATGCGCGCGCCGCCGCGCGACTGCGTCGGCCTGCACGTGGGGCGCAAGCTGCAGCGCGTGCGGCTCGAACTCGGCCCCGATTCGGTCATGATCGCCGACCTCGAGGTGCGCCTGTCGCGCACTTTCCGCTCCTTCCTGCTGGGCGAGCAGGTGCAGATCGGGTGCCAGTTCACCAATCTGTCGCCGGCCATGCAGGACGAGCTGACCCGCCTGCTCGACAAGCTCAACAGCGGACGCCACCGCTAG
- a CDS encoding rRNA pseudouridine synthase, with the protein MSEELLRLSKRMSELGLCSRREADEWIARGWVRVDGQVVSELGSKVYPSQKVTVERQAAAEQSKRVTVLINKPMGYVSGQAEDGYQPAVVLVKPENRWPDDPSPELFHPTQLRSLVPAGRLDIDSVGLLVLTQDGRVAKHLIGETTSVDKEYLVRVEYTKPGKLPDSDLKKLNHGLWMDGKPLLPAKVRWQNDDQLSFTLREGKKRQIRRMCDMVGLKVIGLKRVRIGKVKLGDLPVGQWRYLRPEEQF; encoded by the coding sequence ATGTCAGAAGAATTATTACGCCTGTCCAAACGCATGTCCGAACTGGGCCTGTGCTCGCGCCGCGAAGCCGACGAGTGGATAGCGCGCGGCTGGGTCCGGGTGGACGGCCAGGTCGTCTCCGAGCTGGGCAGCAAGGTCTATCCGAGCCAGAAGGTCACCGTCGAGCGCCAGGCCGCCGCCGAGCAATCGAAGCGCGTGACGGTGCTGATCAACAAGCCGATGGGTTACGTCAGCGGCCAGGCCGAGGACGGCTACCAGCCGGCCGTGGTGCTGGTCAAGCCGGAGAACCGCTGGCCGGACGATCCGTCGCCGGAACTGTTCCACCCCACCCAGCTGCGCTCGCTGGTGCCGGCCGGCCGCCTCGACATCGACTCGGTCGGCCTGCTGGTGCTGACCCAGGACGGCCGCGTGGCCAAGCACCTGATCGGCGAGACCACCAGCGTCGACAAGGAATACTTGGTGCGCGTCGAGTACACCAAGCCGGGCAAGCTGCCCGACAGCGACCTGAAAAAGCTCAACCACGGCCTGTGGATGGACGGCAAACCGCTGCTGCCGGCCAAGGTGCGCTGGCAAAACGACGACCAGCTCAGCTTCACCCTGCGCGAAGGCAAAAAACGCCAGATCCGCCGCATGTGCGACATGGTCGGCCTGAAAGTGATCGGTTTAAAAAGGGTACGCATCGGCAAGGTCAAACTGGGCGACCTGCCGGTCGGCCAGTGGCGCTACCTGCGTCCCGAAGAGCAATTTTAA
- a CDS encoding [protein-PII] uridylyltransferase — protein MKNELREQLKRQLKAERQIVIAGFQADGMPEKLLRSLRQSVDAVLTTAWHEARLPANTALIGVGGYGRGELFPYSDVDLLILLEEAPDAPTTAKLEELVQLLWDLGLEIGHSIRTVDECLTESAADITVQTSLLEARVICGDEQLFEQLQRRYDEAMDPRAFYHAKLLEMRQRHAKYEDTAFSLEPNCKESPGGLRDLQVILWLVKAAGLANSWRTLATSGLITQTEAKQLMEKERAFKDIRVRLHLHAGRREDRLVFDIQTAIAESLGLQATGSGPGMRRASEYLMQRYYWAAKTVTQLNTILLQNIEERLFPQEELAVPINERFNDLNGLIDMREDDTFAQRPSAILEIFVLMTERPSLKGMTSRTMRALWHDRFLIDTQFRADPANRALFLRILQAPQGIIHALRRMNDLSILGRYLPNFRKIVGQMQHDLFHVYTVDQHILMVVRNMRRFTMAEHAHEYPFCSQLMANFAQPWLLYLGALFHDIAKGRGGDHSKLGTVDAQQFCVEHGMSAEDTELVVFLVEQHLAMSQVAQKQDLSDPDVIAAFAKTVGDERHLTALYLLTVADIRGTSPKVWNAWKAKLLEDLYRITLRVLGGEPHSADHELKNRQQEALATLRLYGLGPDAHEAFWRQLDVAYFLRHDASDIAWQTRALYDRFTSDKPIVKCRLAPIGEGLQIAVYIRDQPDLFARICSYFDRKNFSILDAKIHTTRHGYALDTFLVTEQNFAKSYRDIINLIEHELCGVLTHPEPLTTPGKGRLSRLSRTFPMQPTVDLRPDERGQYYLLSIAANDRTGLLYSIANVLAKYRVNLHTAKVMTLGERVEDVFLIDGAALGNARSQLQLETDLLEAIKV, from the coding sequence ATGAAGAACGAGCTGCGCGAGCAGCTCAAGCGCCAGCTCAAGGCCGAACGCCAGATCGTCATCGCCGGCTTCCAGGCCGACGGCATGCCGGAAAAGCTGCTGCGCAGCCTGCGCCAGAGCGTCGACGCGGTTTTGACGACGGCCTGGCACGAGGCGCGCCTGCCGGCCAACACGGCACTGATCGGCGTCGGCGGCTACGGCCGTGGCGAGCTGTTCCCCTATTCCGACGTCGACCTGCTGATCCTGCTCGAGGAGGCGCCCGACGCCCCCACCACCGCCAAGCTGGAAGAACTGGTGCAGCTGCTGTGGGACCTGGGCCTGGAGATCGGCCACAGCATCCGCACCGTCGATGAATGCCTGACCGAGTCGGCCGCCGACATCACCGTGCAAACCAGCCTGCTCGAGGCGCGCGTGATCTGCGGCGACGAGCAATTGTTCGAACAGCTGCAGCGCCGCTACGACGAAGCGATGGATCCGCGCGCCTTCTACCACGCCAAGCTGCTGGAGATGCGCCAGCGCCACGCCAAGTACGAAGACACCGCCTTCAGCCTGGAGCCGAACTGCAAGGAAAGCCCGGGCGGCCTGCGCGACCTGCAGGTGATCCTGTGGCTGGTCAAGGCCGCCGGCCTGGCCAACTCCTGGCGCACCCTGGCCACCAGCGGCCTGATCACGCAGACCGAGGCCAAGCAGCTGATGGAAAAGGAGCGCGCCTTCAAGGACATCCGCGTGCGCCTGCACCTGCACGCGGGCCGGCGCGAGGACCGCCTGGTGTTCGACATCCAGACCGCCATTGCCGAGTCGCTGGGCTTGCAGGCCACCGGCAGCGGCCCCGGCATGCGCCGCGCCAGCGAATACCTGATGCAGCGCTACTACTGGGCCGCCAAGACCGTCACCCAGCTCAACACCATCCTGCTGCAGAATATCGAGGAACGGCTGTTCCCGCAGGAAGAGCTGGCCGTGCCGATCAACGAGCGCTTCAACGATCTGAACGGCCTGATCGACATGCGCGAGGACGACACCTTCGCCCAGCGCCCGTCTGCCATCCTGGAAATTTTCGTACTCATGACCGAGCGGCCTTCGCTCAAGGGCATGACCTCGCGCACCATGCGCGCGCTGTGGCACGACCGCTTCCTGATCGACACCCAGTTCCGCGCCGATCCGGCCAACCGCGCGCTGTTCCTGCGCATTTTGCAGGCGCCGCAGGGCATCATCCACGCGCTACGCCGCATGAACGATCTGTCGATCCTCGGCCGCTACCTGCCGAACTTCCGCAAGATCGTCGGCCAGATGCAGCACGACCTGTTCCATGTCTACACGGTCGACCAGCACATCCTGATGGTGGTGCGCAACATGCGCCGCTTCACGATGGCCGAGCACGCGCACGAGTACCCATTCTGCAGCCAGCTGATGGCCAACTTCGCGCAACCGTGGCTGCTGTACCTGGGCGCGCTGTTCCACGACATCGCCAAGGGACGCGGCGGCGACCACTCCAAGCTGGGCACGGTCGACGCCCAGCAGTTCTGCGTCGAGCACGGCATGAGCGCCGAGGACACCGAGCTGGTGGTGTTCCTGGTCGAGCAGCACCTGGCCATGTCGCAGGTGGCGCAAAAGCAGGACCTGTCGGACCCCGACGTCATCGCCGCCTTCGCCAAGACGGTGGGCGACGAGCGCCACCTGACGGCGCTGTACCTGCTGACGGTGGCCGACATCCGCGGCACCAGCCCCAAGGTGTGGAACGCCTGGAAGGCCAAGCTGCTCGAGGACCTGTACCGCATCACCCTGCGCGTGCTCGGCGGCGAGCCGCACAGCGCCGACCACGAACTGAAGAACCGCCAGCAGGAGGCGCTGGCCACGCTGCGGCTGTACGGCCTGGGGCCGGACGCGCACGAGGCCTTCTGGCGCCAGCTCGACGTCGCCTACTTCCTGCGCCACGACGCCTCCGACATCGCCTGGCAGACGCGCGCGCTGTACGACCGCTTCACCAGCGACAAGCCTATCGTCAAGTGCCGCCTGGCGCCGATCGGCGAAGGCTTGCAGATCGCCGTCTACATCCGCGACCAGCCGGACCTGTTCGCGCGCATCTGCAGCTATTTCGACCGCAAGAACTTCAGCATCCTCGACGCCAAGATCCACACCACGCGGCACGGCTACGCGCTCGACACCTTCCTGGTGACCGAGCAGAACTTCGCAAAGAGCTACCGCGACATCATCAACCTGATCGAGCACGAGCTGTGCGGCGTGCTGACCCATCCGGAGCCGCTGACAACGCCCGGCAAGGGCCGGTTGTCGCGCCTGTCGCGCACCTTCCCGATGCAGCCGACGGTGGACCTGCGCCCGGACGAGCGCGGCCAGTACTACCTGCTGTCGATCGCCGCCAACGACCGCACCGGCCTGCTGTATTCGATCGCCAACGTGCTGGCCAAGTACCGCGTCAACCTGCATACAGCCAAGGTCATGACCCTGGGCGAGCGGGTCGAGGACGTGTTCCTGATCGACGGCGCTGCGCTGGGCAATGCGCGCAGCCAGTTGCAGCTGGAAACCGACCTGCTCGAGGCGATCAAGGTTTAA
- the map gene encoding type I methionyl aminopeptidase produces MSISIKSAEDIAGMRVAGRLGSEVLDYITPFVKAGVTTGELDRLCHEYMVNVQGTIPAPLNYCPPGYTPYPKAICTSVNDVICHGIPGDKLLKSGDSVNLDITVIKDGYHGDNSRMFLIGEPSIMTKRLSDITYECMWLGIAKVKPGAHLGDIGHAIQQHAEKAGYSVVREFCGHGIGKIFHEEPQVLHYGRPGTLDELKPGMIFTIEPMINAGKREIREMGDGWTIKTKDRSLSAQWEHTILVTETGYEVLTLSAGSPPPPAFILNADASAAPAVAA; encoded by the coding sequence ATGTCTATCTCCATCAAATCCGCCGAAGATATCGCCGGCATGCGCGTGGCCGGCCGCCTGGGCTCCGAAGTGCTGGACTACATCACCCCCTTCGTCAAGGCCGGCGTGACCACCGGCGAACTGGATCGCCTCTGCCACGAATACATGGTCAACGTGCAAGGCACCATCCCGGCGCCGCTGAACTACTGCCCGCCGGGCTACACGCCCTACCCCAAGGCGATCTGCACCTCGGTCAACGACGTCATCTGCCACGGCATCCCGGGCGACAAGTTGCTCAAGAGCGGCGACTCGGTCAACCTCGACATCACCGTCATCAAGGATGGTTATCACGGCGACAACAGCCGCATGTTCCTGATCGGCGAGCCGTCGATCATGACCAAGCGCCTGTCCGACATCACCTACGAATGCATGTGGTTGGGCATCGCCAAGGTCAAGCCGGGCGCGCACCTGGGCGACATCGGCCACGCCATCCAGCAGCACGCCGAAAAAGCAGGCTACAGCGTGGTGCGCGAGTTCTGCGGCCACGGCATCGGCAAGATCTTCCACGAGGAGCCGCAGGTATTGCACTACGGCCGTCCGGGCACGCTCGACGAGCTCAAGCCGGGCATGATCTTCACCATCGAGCCGATGATCAACGCCGGCAAGCGAGAGATCCGCGAAATGGGCGACGGCTGGACCATCAAAACCAAGGACCGCAGCCTGTCGGCGCAGTGGGAACACACCATCCTGGTCACCGAGACCGGCTACGAGGTGCTGACCCTGTCGGCCGGCAGCCCGCCGCCGCCAGCCTTCATCCTCAACGCCGACGCCTCGGCCGCACCGGCCGTGGCGGCGTAA
- a CDS encoding MHFG family PEP-CTERM protein, protein MSTLFAITLAAAATVQPSCSWDRPGANPYTGKTDAAIDRYTDIPERTRVKLKHRITYGNPDETVNITRDAITGKYVYDAEIRDMHFGAASVCQTVTRSKWAASRNEPGAVYCVDQHCILVPKICGNVSRIVRPRPAVAQLPPPAAATPPNWNEHVGDSDLGLLDAPIVEDVPNLRTAGFLPAPLALAPIEERTVERPGGFDGRPTPTNQPIFPGGSVRPITPPPPGVTPVAPVPEPETYAMLLSGLGLLGFAARRKRRAAAALAAAGKAA, encoded by the coding sequence ATGTCTACCCTCTTTGCCATAACCCTCGCGGCCGCGGCCACCGTGCAACCCAGCTGCTCCTGGGACCGGCCGGGCGCCAACCCGTATACCGGCAAGACCGACGCGGCGATCGACCGCTACACGGACATCCCGGAACGCACACGCGTCAAGCTCAAGCACCGCATCACCTACGGCAATCCGGACGAGACCGTCAACATCACGCGCGACGCCATCACCGGCAAATACGTCTACGACGCCGAGATCCGCGACATGCACTTCGGCGCCGCCTCCGTCTGCCAGACCGTCACCCGCAGCAAGTGGGCCGCCAGCCGAAATGAACCGGGCGCCGTCTACTGCGTCGACCAACATTGCATCCTGGTACCGAAAATCTGCGGCAACGTAAGCCGCATCGTGCGCCCCCGCCCGGCCGTGGCGCAGCTGCCGCCGCCGGCAGCCGCGACGCCGCCGAACTGGAACGAGCATGTCGGCGACAGCGACCTCGGTCTGCTGGACGCGCCTATCGTCGAAGACGTGCCCAACCTGCGCACCGCTGGCTTCCTGCCGGCGCCGCTGGCGCTGGCGCCGATCGAGGAACGCACGGTCGAGCGCCCGGGCGGCTTCGACGGCCGCCCGACTCCGACCAACCAGCCGATCTTCCCGGGTGGCAGCGTGCGTCCGATCACGCCCCCGCCGCCGGGCGTGACGCCGGTCGCCCCGGTGCCCGAGCCGGAGACCTACGCCATGCTGTTGAGCGGGCTGGGCCTGCTGGGCTTCGCAGCGCGCCGCAAGCGCCGCGCGGCCGCCGCCCTGGCCGCCGCCGGCAAGGCCGCCTGA
- a CDS encoding DUF1080 domain-containing protein produces the protein MQITSVAVVALLASHFIAAAAASAGPVDPVATELWAPEPARVAPGEGAKPPSDAIVLFDGASLGEWVSSDARAGAAQWPVTGGVLKVRSGSGHIQTRRDFLDYQLHIEWRTPADVVGAGQSRGNSGVFLAATGPALRGYELQVLDCAANKTYVNGQAASIYKQFAPLVNACRPNGEWQSYDILWSAPRFLADGTLRSPARVTAFHNGVLVQWNAELKGETLYAGTPRYFAHGRSPIMLQDHGDKGPGVEFRNIWVREVD, from the coding sequence ATGCAAATCACATCCGTCGCAGTGGTGGCCTTGCTTGCCAGTCATTTTATCGCCGCCGCCGCCGCCTCGGCCGGGCCGGTGGACCCGGTGGCGACTGAACTGTGGGCGCCCGAGCCGGCAAGGGTGGCGCCGGGCGAAGGTGCCAAGCCGCCCTCGGACGCCATCGTGCTGTTCGATGGCGCCAGCCTGGGAGAGTGGGTGTCCAGCGACGCCAGGGCTGGCGCGGCGCAATGGCCGGTGACCGGCGGGGTCTTGAAAGTGCGGAGCGGCTCAGGCCACATCCAGACGCGGCGCGACTTCCTCGACTACCAGCTGCACATCGAATGGCGCACTCCGGCCGATGTTGTCGGCGCCGGCCAGAGTCGCGGCAACAGCGGCGTGTTCCTGGCCGCCACCGGCCCGGCATTGCGCGGGTACGAGCTGCAGGTGCTCGACTGCGCCGCGAACAAGACCTATGTCAACGGGCAGGCCGCCAGCATCTATAAACAGTTTGCTCCGCTGGTGAATGCCTGCCGGCCGAACGGGGAATGGCAAAGCTACGACATCCTGTGGAGCGCGCCGCGCTTCCTTGCCGATGGCACGTTGCGGAGTCCGGCCCGCGTGACGGCATTCCATAACGGGGTACTGGTGCAATGGAACGCCGAGCTCAAAGGCGAAACGCTGTATGCGGGAACGCCCCGGTATTTCGCGCATGGGCGCTCGCCGATCATGCTGCAGGATCATGGAGATAAGGGGCCGGGTGTGGAGTTCAGAAATATATGGGTCAGGGAGGTCGATTGA